A region from the Oceanidesulfovibrio marinus genome encodes:
- a CDS encoding GGDEF domain-containing protein: protein MSAEQLMRDALAVCAATKRMDEAMKRNDKRAMQRELSLIHEASQRIMVEARTLPDAGADKPAPAAACIAASESPTRAIRNLRASADCMAANYRDSLRTFNRFRSSIAIIQKTASFTELPHLLLRLQEIFGLQVFRLVLSSDAYGEIATDHFDTCTEAELRDAGSELTGAGCERPYYMGAPSELQQPERFLGELAGSPGSCFIYPIIHAGEPDKILGYITLLDQDPSRYAPDKATDFLEHFLCVLGQSIIDLLDKELTTLTHALDDLTRVFTRGHLMRQGSRLVREAEAHSIPLSMLFIDLDRFKPINDTYGHDAGDAVLKVVAATIKQYARKDDIVARLGGDEFVVLLPQTDLPGAGTFRRRLEEGFSELDLARIVPGAEHRAIGASVGVAVRAPKQDLASLLGEADHDMYAVKRSMHAEQSAGTRTKRLRRAF from the coding sequence ATGAGCGCCGAACAGCTGATGCGGGACGCACTTGCTGTCTGCGCGGCCACAAAGCGCATGGACGAGGCCATGAAGCGCAATGACAAGAGAGCCATGCAGCGCGAGCTCTCGCTCATACACGAGGCCTCCCAGCGGATCATGGTAGAGGCGCGCACCCTGCCGGATGCCGGCGCGGACAAACCGGCCCCAGCGGCCGCCTGTATCGCCGCCTCCGAAAGCCCTACGCGAGCCATCCGCAACCTGCGGGCCTCGGCCGACTGCATGGCCGCCAACTACCGCGACTCGCTGCGCACCTTCAACCGCTTCCGCTCGTCCATCGCCATCATCCAGAAGACCGCCAGCTTCACCGAGCTGCCCCACCTCCTGCTCCGGCTCCAGGAAATCTTCGGCCTGCAGGTCTTCCGGCTCGTTCTTTCCAGCGACGCCTACGGCGAGATCGCCACGGATCACTTTGACACCTGCACCGAGGCCGAGCTCCGGGACGCAGGCTCCGAGCTGACCGGCGCGGGCTGCGAGCGGCCCTACTACATGGGGGCGCCGTCCGAGCTGCAGCAGCCGGAGCGCTTTCTGGGCGAGCTGGCCGGCAGCCCCGGCTCCTGCTTCATCTACCCCATCATCCACGCCGGCGAGCCGGACAAGATCCTTGGCTACATCACCCTGCTCGACCAGGACCCGAGCCGCTACGCCCCGGACAAGGCCACGGATTTTCTCGAACATTTCCTCTGTGTGCTGGGCCAGTCCATCATCGATCTCCTGGACAAGGAGCTCACCACCCTGACCCACGCCCTGGACGACCTCACCCGGGTCTTCACCCGCGGGCACCTCATGCGCCAGGGCTCCCGGCTGGTGCGCGAAGCCGAGGCCCACTCCATCCCCCTGAGCATGCTCTTCATCGACCTCGACCGCTTCAAGCCCATCAACGATACGTACGGCCATGACGCCGGCGACGCCGTGCTCAAGGTCGTGGCCGCCACCATCAAACAGTATGCGCGCAAGGACGACATCGTGGCGCGCCTGGGCGGCGACGAGTTCGTGGTGCTGCTGCCGCAGACCGACCTGCCCGGCGCGGGCACATTCCGCCGGCGTCTGGAAGAAGGATTTTCCGAGCTGGACCTGGCGCGTATCGTTCCCGGCGCCGAGCACCGGGCCATCGGCGCGTCGGTGGGCGTGGCCGTCCGCGCTCCCAAGCAGGATCTGGCCTCGCTGCTGGGCGAGGCGGACCATGACATGTATGCGGTCAAGCGGAGCATGCATGCGGAGCAGTCTGCCGGAACGCGGACAAAACGCCTGCGCCGGGCATTCTGA
- a CDS encoding tetratricopeptide repeat protein: MQSSKMDLKIKQYENTVVEYIRKSHGAFIVASQDTTFHSVLRNTINKQLAVTDDCIISVLDENNILKALRDTMHRRKNIVVFIERVFNNKETAFLVKQIKNAFNDVKVVILTGETDRQRLVLLHEIGADNFISKPISMNILIEKIAFTIKPQGKIGKLIDKGKQLVSQEQFEESLKIVRQILDIKPNSAAGYLILGDAYKGLGKKEKAVEAYESACEHASMYMEPLKKLAEFYEEEGDHENRLRYLEKLDKLSPLNVERKVDMGGIHVEMGNDDKAEVLFDHAINQAKREAMSYIEEISSKIGGIYEKRDPDRAVKYYRKAIELKGDMLDKSDIKIFNALGIALRRQGKWREAVDEYHKARTVSPEDENLLYNIALAYAEGKEMRKATEHLEKALQLNPEFHMQDPVIAYNFGLIYTKARKSDEARQFLEASLTLNPGFDKAKTLLDSL; encoded by the coding sequence ATGCAAAGCAGCAAGATGGATCTGAAAATCAAGCAGTATGAAAACACTGTTGTCGAATACATCCGCAAGTCGCATGGCGCATTCATAGTCGCTTCTCAGGATACGACGTTCCATTCCGTACTTCGCAATACGATCAACAAGCAACTCGCCGTGACCGATGATTGTATTATTTCCGTCCTGGATGAGAACAATATCCTCAAGGCGCTTCGGGATACGATGCATCGCCGCAAGAACATCGTCGTCTTCATCGAACGCGTGTTCAACAACAAGGAAACGGCGTTTCTGGTCAAGCAGATCAAGAACGCGTTCAACGACGTCAAGGTCGTTATCCTGACCGGAGAGACGGATCGGCAACGCTTGGTCCTGCTGCACGAGATCGGCGCGGACAACTTTATTTCCAAGCCCATCTCCATGAACATCCTTATCGAGAAGATCGCCTTCACCATCAAGCCGCAGGGCAAGATCGGCAAGCTTATCGACAAGGGCAAGCAGCTGGTCAGCCAGGAGCAGTTCGAAGAGTCGCTGAAGATCGTACGCCAGATCCTGGACATCAAACCCAACTCCGCAGCCGGCTACCTCATTCTCGGCGACGCCTACAAGGGCCTGGGGAAAAAGGAGAAAGCCGTGGAGGCGTACGAGAGCGCCTGCGAGCACGCCTCCATGTACATGGAGCCGCTCAAGAAGCTCGCCGAGTTCTACGAGGAGGAGGGCGACCACGAGAACCGGCTCCGCTACCTGGAGAAGCTGGACAAGCTCTCGCCCCTCAACGTGGAGCGCAAGGTGGACATGGGCGGCATTCACGTGGAGATGGGCAACGACGACAAGGCCGAGGTGCTTTTCGACCATGCCATCAACCAGGCCAAGCGAGAGGCCATGAGCTACATTGAGGAGATTTCCTCAAAGATCGGCGGCATCTACGAGAAGCGCGACCCGGACAGGGCCGTGAAGTACTACCGCAAGGCCATCGAGCTGAAGGGCGACATGCTCGACAAGTCCGACATCAAGATATTCAACGCCCTGGGTATTGCCTTGCGGCGGCAGGGCAAATGGCGCGAGGCTGTGGACGAGTACCACAAGGCGCGGACCGTCTCGCCCGAGGACGAGAACCTGCTGTACAACATCGCGCTGGCCTATGCCGAGGGCAAGGAGATGCGCAAGGCCACTGAGCATCTGGAAAAAGCGCTCCAGCTCAACCCGGAGTTCCACATGCAGGACCCGGTCATCGCCTACAACTTCGGGCTGATTTACACCAAGGCGCGCAAGAGCGACGAGGCCCGCCAGTTCCTGGAGGCGTCGCTGACGCTGAACCCTGGCTTCGACAAGGCCAAGACGCTGCTCGACTCATTGTAA
- a CDS encoding bifunctional acetate--CoA ligase family protein/GNAT family N-acetyltransferase — protein sequence MKISKLDKLFKPTSVAVIGASEEPGSPGRQIMENLLSGTFLGPVMPVREDMQPVLGQESSRSVDTLPLTPDMACILARHEELPRHLEDLGKRGCHAAVLLSRGLFRFDRDARDGFTRNLLDIAQKHEMRILGPNCLGFINPSIGLNASLAHRHALPGKVAFVSQSDSLFATVLDWATSQSIGFSHFISLGDRYDIRFGTVLDYLMSDPNTRAVLLYLETIVNARNFLSAARAVARNKPVLVLKAGRSIQGARAAAAHSGAFLGSDEVYDAAFRRAGMLRVNDIDTLFDTVETLARSRPLRGERLAVLTNGGSPGFLATDSLVMAGGRLATLEVETEQHLIETMEGSWSFDNPLILRSDASGELYSQALSYLLKDKNTDAVLVMHVPTHAVPDLEVAEAVAKTAKKSKRNVLTSWLGEEAAEEARAVFAKAGMPTYSTPDKAIRGFRNMVQYRRNQELLVEVPPSMPESFMPDTDEVKQLVARTLESGRQLMNGTEAMAVLSAYKVPAVETRLVSDMDGADGAVHAAQEIGYPVAVKVLSPDLLRKSLAGGVALDLETDAQVREAVTGIVERVQEQQPSARINGFVVQRMMRRVFAHELFVEVVTDPVFGPVIRFGQGGSLTEIADDHAVALPPLNLGLAHELVSRTRVASILKGHREFPAANMDAICQTLVKISQLIVDIPEIFELSINPLFADAEGVMALDCAIHVAKAEVERGEDQLAIRPYPRELEVCVTLKDGRRVFLRPIRPEDEPAHWEFLEHVSAEDMRYRFFSNIGELPRTEMAKLTHIDYDREMAFIAKGSEVCGDEEGGEKTLGVVRASTSPDNEEAEFAILVRSDLKRLGLGKQLMKKIIEYCRSRGTHRIAGQALAENAGMVGLAEAVGFEVTKDFEDDVYNFDQVLNPTEEE from the coding sequence GTGAAAATTTCCAAACTCGACAAGCTCTTCAAGCCCACATCCGTCGCCGTTATCGGAGCGTCGGAGGAGCCCGGCTCCCCCGGCCGCCAGATCATGGAGAACCTGCTTTCGGGCACGTTCCTCGGCCCGGTCATGCCTGTCCGCGAGGACATGCAGCCCGTGCTGGGCCAAGAGAGCTCCCGCAGCGTGGACACCCTGCCGCTCACGCCGGACATGGCCTGCATCCTGGCCAGGCACGAGGAACTGCCGCGGCACCTGGAAGATCTGGGCAAGCGCGGCTGCCACGCGGCCGTGCTCCTCTCGCGCGGCCTGTTCCGCTTCGACCGCGACGCCCGCGACGGGTTCACCCGCAATCTCCTGGACATCGCCCAGAAGCACGAGATGCGCATCCTGGGTCCCAACTGCCTGGGGTTCATCAACCCGTCCATCGGCCTGAACGCCAGCCTGGCCCACCGCCACGCCCTGCCCGGCAAGGTGGCCTTTGTTTCGCAGTCCGACTCCCTCTTCGCCACCGTGCTCGACTGGGCCACGTCGCAGTCCATCGGCTTCTCGCATTTCATCTCGCTGGGCGACCGCTACGACATCCGCTTCGGCACCGTGCTCGACTACCTGATGAGCGACCCCAACACCCGCGCGGTGCTGCTCTACCTGGAAACCATCGTCAACGCCCGCAACTTTCTGTCCGCCGCGCGGGCCGTGGCGCGCAACAAGCCCGTGCTGGTGCTCAAGGCAGGCCGCTCCATCCAGGGAGCCCGCGCCGCCGCTGCGCACTCCGGCGCTTTCCTCGGCTCGGACGAGGTGTACGACGCCGCCTTCCGCCGGGCCGGCATGCTGCGAGTCAACGACATCGACACCCTGTTCGACACCGTGGAGACCCTGGCCCGATCGCGGCCCCTGCGCGGCGAGCGGCTCGCCGTCCTTACCAACGGCGGCTCCCCCGGATTTCTGGCCACAGACAGCCTGGTCATGGCCGGCGGCAGGCTGGCCACGCTGGAGGTGGAGACCGAGCAGCACCTCATCGAGACCATGGAGGGCTCCTGGTCCTTCGACAACCCGCTCATCCTGCGCAGCGACGCCTCCGGGGAGCTGTACTCCCAGGCGCTTTCCTATCTGCTGAAGGACAAAAACACCGACGCCGTGCTGGTGATGCACGTGCCCACCCACGCCGTGCCGGACCTGGAAGTGGCCGAGGCCGTGGCCAAGACCGCGAAAAAATCCAAACGCAACGTGCTCACGAGCTGGTTGGGGGAAGAAGCGGCCGAGGAGGCCCGCGCCGTGTTCGCCAAGGCCGGCATGCCCACCTACTCCACGCCGGACAAGGCCATCCGCGGCTTCCGCAACATGGTGCAGTACCGCCGCAACCAGGAACTGCTGGTGGAGGTGCCGCCTTCCATGCCGGAGTCGTTCATGCCGGACACGGACGAGGTGAAGCAGCTCGTGGCCCGCACCCTGGAGTCCGGCCGGCAGCTGATGAACGGCACCGAGGCCATGGCCGTACTCTCGGCCTACAAGGTTCCGGCCGTGGAAACGCGGCTCGTCTCGGACATGGACGGTGCGGACGGCGCCGTGCACGCGGCGCAGGAGATCGGCTACCCCGTGGCAGTCAAGGTCCTTTCGCCCGACCTTTTGCGCAAGTCACTGGCCGGCGGCGTGGCCCTGGATCTGGAAACCGACGCCCAGGTGCGCGAGGCCGTGACCGGCATCGTGGAGCGCGTGCAGGAGCAGCAGCCCTCGGCGCGCATCAACGGCTTTGTGGTGCAGCGCATGATGCGCCGGGTCTTCGCCCATGAGCTCTTTGTGGAGGTTGTCACGGACCCGGTCTTCGGGCCCGTCATCCGCTTTGGCCAGGGCGGCAGCCTGACCGAGATCGCCGACGACCACGCCGTGGCCCTGCCCCCCCTGAACCTGGGCCTGGCGCACGAGCTGGTATCGCGGACGCGGGTGGCCTCCATCCTCAAGGGGCATCGGGAGTTCCCGGCCGCAAACATGGACGCCATCTGCCAGACGCTGGTGAAGATATCCCAGCTTATCGTCGATATCCCGGAGATATTCGAGCTCTCCATCAACCCGCTTTTTGCCGACGCCGAGGGCGTCATGGCCCTGGACTGCGCCATCCACGTGGCCAAGGCCGAGGTGGAGCGCGGCGAGGACCAGCTCGCCATCCGGCCCTACCCGCGCGAGCTCGAGGTCTGCGTCACGCTCAAGGACGGCCGCCGCGTCTTCCTGCGGCCCATCAGGCCAGAGGACGAGCCGGCGCACTGGGAGTTTCTGGAGCACGTCAGCGCCGAGGACATGCGCTACCGCTTCTTCTCCAACATCGGCGAGCTTCCTCGCACGGAGATGGCCAAGCTCACGCACATCGACTACGACCGCGAGATGGCCTTCATCGCCAAGGGCTCCGAGGTCTGCGGGGACGAAGAAGGCGGGGAAAAGACTCTGGGCGTGGTGCGCGCCTCCACCTCTCCGGACAACGAGGAAGCCGAGTTCGCCATCCTCGTGCGCTCCGACCTGAAGCGCCTGGGCCTGGGCAAGCAGCTGATGAAGAAGATCATCGAGTACTGCAGAAGCCGGGGAACCCACCGCATTGCTGGTCAGGCCCTGGCTGAGAACGCCGGCATGGTGGGCCTTGCCGAAGCCGTGGGCTTCGAGGTCACCAAGGACTTCGAGGACGACGTCTACAACTTCGATCAGGTCCTGAACCCCACCGAAGAAGAGTAG
- the acs gene encoding acetate--CoA ligase, whose amino-acid sequence MSHEDIESMMREKRTFEPPKEHRDKAYITSMEEYEKLYKRSMDDPDGFWGERSEELIHWFKKWDTVADYDLHKPEVKWFSGGRTNIAYNCLDRHVQNGRRNKAAIIWQGEPEEDVRVYTYQMLHTEVCRFANVLKSMGVKKGDRVSLYLPMIPELAIAMLACTRIGAIHSIVFAGFSAVSLQNRIQDCEAKVLVTSDAVLRAGRTIPLKPNADEAMSKSPSIQKCVVVRRAGNEVTMQDGRDVWWHEVMEDESISGECDCEEMEAEDTAFILYTSGSTGKPKGVVHTTGGYLTYVAHTTQWVFDLHDEDVYWCTADIGWITGHSYIVYGPLALGGTSLMFEGVPSYPSPARYWKVVEKFKVNIFYTAPTVVRALMREGVEWTRKHDLSSLRVLGSVGEPINPEAWMWYFKYVGNEKLPICDTWWQTETGGILISALPYATPLKPGSATMPMPGVEAAIVRADGSDASPNEGGHLVIKQPWPGILRGVFGDPARYKSTYFERFPGMYESGDGARVDDEGYFWIMGRLDDVINVSGHRMGTAEIESALVAHEAVAEAAVVGMPHQVKGETIYAYVTLKGDVEESEELRKELRAWVRTEIGPIATPEVLQFAEGLPKTRSGKIMRRVLRKIAASKYDDFGDTSTLADPGVITELIEGKRSLLGEDE is encoded by the coding sequence ATGAGCCACGAAGACATTGAAAGCATGATGAGGGAGAAACGTACGTTCGAGCCGCCCAAGGAGCATCGCGATAAAGCCTACATTACCTCCATGGAGGAGTACGAGAAGCTCTACAAGCGCTCCATGGACGATCCCGACGGGTTCTGGGGCGAGCGGAGCGAAGAGCTCATCCACTGGTTCAAGAAGTGGGACACCGTAGCCGATTACGACCTGCACAAGCCCGAGGTGAAGTGGTTCAGCGGCGGCAGGACCAACATCGCCTACAACTGCCTGGACCGCCACGTGCAGAACGGCCGGCGGAACAAGGCCGCGATCATCTGGCAGGGCGAGCCCGAAGAGGACGTGCGCGTCTACACCTACCAGATGCTGCACACTGAGGTCTGCCGCTTCGCCAACGTGCTCAAGTCCATGGGCGTGAAAAAGGGCGACCGCGTCTCCCTCTACCTGCCCATGATCCCCGAGCTGGCCATCGCCATGCTGGCCTGCACGCGCATAGGCGCCATCCATTCCATTGTCTTCGCCGGCTTCTCGGCCGTGAGCCTGCAGAACCGCATCCAGGACTGCGAGGCCAAGGTGCTGGTCACCTCGGACGCCGTGCTGCGCGCCGGCCGGACCATCCCGCTCAAGCCCAACGCCGACGAGGCCATGAGCAAGTCCCCCTCGATCCAGAAGTGCGTGGTGGTCAGACGCGCCGGCAACGAAGTGACCATGCAGGACGGCCGCGATGTCTGGTGGCACGAGGTTATGGAAGACGAGTCCATCTCCGGCGAGTGTGATTGTGAAGAGATGGAGGCCGAGGACACCGCCTTCATCCTCTATACGTCCGGCTCCACGGGCAAGCCCAAAGGCGTTGTCCACACCACGGGCGGCTACCTCACCTACGTGGCGCACACCACCCAGTGGGTCTTCGATCTCCACGACGAGGACGTCTACTGGTGCACGGCGGATATCGGCTGGATCACCGGCCACTCCTACATCGTGTACGGCCCGCTGGCTCTGGGCGGCACCTCCCTCATGTTCGAGGGCGTGCCCTCCTACCCCTCGCCGGCGCGATACTGGAAGGTGGTGGAGAAGTTCAAGGTCAACATTTTCTACACCGCGCCCACCGTTGTCCGCGCGCTCATGCGCGAGGGCGTGGAGTGGACCAGGAAACACGATCTCTCCAGCCTGCGCGTACTCGGCTCCGTGGGCGAACCTATCAACCCCGAGGCCTGGATGTGGTACTTCAAGTACGTCGGCAACGAGAAGCTGCCCATCTGCGATACGTGGTGGCAGACCGAGACCGGCGGCATCCTCATCTCCGCCCTGCCATACGCCACGCCGCTCAAGCCCGGTTCCGCCACCATGCCCATGCCCGGCGTGGAGGCCGCGATTGTCCGCGCCGACGGCTCGGACGCCAGCCCCAACGAGGGCGGCCACCTGGTGATCAAACAGCCCTGGCCCGGCATCCTGCGCGGTGTGTTCGGCGACCCGGCGCGCTACAAGTCCACGTACTTCGAGCGCTTCCCTGGCATGTACGAGTCCGGAGACGGCGCCCGCGTGGACGACGAGGGCTACTTCTGGATCATGGGCCGCCTGGACGACGTCATCAACGTCTCCGGCCACCGCATGGGCACCGCGGAGATCGAGTCCGCCCTGGTGGCGCACGAGGCCGTGGCCGAGGCCGCCGTGGTGGGCATGCCGCACCAGGTCAAGGGCGAGACCATCTACGCCTACGTGACCCTGAAGGGCGACGTGGAGGAGTCCGAGGAGCTGCGCAAAGAGCTGCGCGCCTGGGTGCGCACGGAAATCGGGCCGATCGCTACACCCGAGGTGCTGCAGTTTGCGGAAGGGCTGCCCAAGACGCGTTCGGGCAAGATCATGCGCCGCGTGCTGCGCAAAATCGCGGCGTCCAAGTACGACGACTTCGGCGATACCTCGACCCTGGCCGACCCCGGCGTCATCACCGAGCTCATCGAGGGCAAGAGGAGCCTGCTGGGCGAGGACGAGTAA
- a CDS encoding penicillin-binding protein 1A gives MGTKHYIIVALFVLIALLACLAGAVGYGMYLWAARDLPAFTQLTDYRPQLVTTVYARDGQILGYLARERRFLVSFDQIPEHARQAFLAMEDHTFYEHEGVDISAIIRAFFVNMQHGSIVQGGSTINQQIIKRLLLTSRKNYERKLKEAILAYRLQSYLTKDEILTIYLNEIFFGAGAYGIEAAARTYFGKHAADLSLAEAALLAGLPKAPSTYNPFRHPEAAKERQETVLRLMLGLQWITQEEYDAAVKQPLVYTSMPDPSWGLGAYYLEEVRRLLLEELSQEKLSARGVLLEKYGADALYESGLSVNTSVDLFHQAAAEAALRQGLEDSSKRRGWIGPVGHIEPAEFELFLETQSARSAQVGEWTKVLVIKKLDHGLRVRMGSSGSELNGKDMAWAPAWRRCTPGDVLMARVTANDGNGHLELELAQSPKVQGAVVSMQPRTGEVLALVGGYDFTRSQFNRATQAHRQPGSAFKPVVYSAALDAGFKTTSVIDDAPVTFGTWSPGNYKDRYSGPITLKTALTKSKNVVTAKLANAIGIKRVIRRARALGLEGEFPPYLPISLGAQAVSPLNLCQAYTAFADGGLTVAPRFIRSVQSSWGVDILRTRAQRTRAITPENAYTVTTLLQNVVQEGTGRRARALDRPVAGKTGTTNEERDAWFMGFAPYLLTGVYVGFDDLTPMGKGETGSRAALPVWLAYRQAVEQEYAWEDFPEPPAEYSPIEDLMVASLTPGQDFLPLFPQQERRETAAQAPAQDEAATAAAREAVLKRIF, from the coding sequence ATGGGCACGAAACATTACATCATCGTCGCACTCTTTGTGCTCATCGCCCTGCTGGCGTGTCTGGCCGGAGCCGTCGGCTACGGCATGTACCTCTGGGCCGCGCGCGACCTGCCGGCCTTTACTCAGCTCACGGACTACCGGCCCCAGCTCGTCACCACGGTCTACGCCCGCGACGGACAGATCCTGGGCTACCTCGCGCGGGAGCGCCGCTTCCTCGTCTCCTTCGACCAGATTCCCGAGCACGCGCGCCAGGCATTCCTGGCCATGGAGGACCACACCTTCTACGAGCACGAGGGCGTGGACATCTCGGCCATCATCCGCGCCTTCTTCGTCAACATGCAGCACGGCTCCATCGTGCAGGGCGGCTCCACCATAAACCAGCAGATCATCAAGCGCCTGCTGCTCACCTCCCGCAAGAACTACGAGCGCAAGCTCAAGGAGGCCATCCTCGCCTACCGGCTCCAGTCGTACCTCACCAAGGACGAGATCCTGACCATCTATCTGAACGAGATCTTCTTCGGGGCCGGAGCCTACGGGATAGAGGCGGCGGCGCGCACCTACTTCGGCAAGCACGCGGCCGACCTCTCCCTGGCCGAGGCCGCACTGCTGGCCGGTCTGCCCAAGGCGCCGTCCACCTACAACCCCTTCCGCCATCCGGAAGCGGCCAAGGAGCGCCAGGAAACAGTGCTGCGGCTCATGCTCGGCCTGCAATGGATCACGCAGGAGGAGTACGACGCGGCCGTGAAGCAACCCCTGGTCTACACCTCCATGCCCGACCCCTCCTGGGGACTGGGCGCATACTATTTGGAGGAGGTGCGCCGCCTGCTGCTGGAGGAGCTCTCCCAGGAAAAGCTCAGCGCCCGCGGTGTGCTCCTGGAAAAGTACGGGGCCGACGCGCTGTATGAGTCCGGCCTGTCCGTGAACACCAGCGTGGACCTCTTTCACCAGGCTGCTGCCGAGGCCGCGCTCAGGCAAGGTTTGGAGGACTCCAGCAAGCGCCGCGGCTGGATCGGGCCGGTCGGGCATATCGAGCCGGCAGAGTTCGAGCTGTTCCTGGAAACGCAGAGCGCCCGCAGCGCGCAGGTGGGGGAGTGGACCAAGGTCCTGGTGATCAAGAAGCTGGACCACGGCCTGCGCGTGCGCATGGGCTCCAGCGGGTCCGAGCTCAACGGAAAGGACATGGCCTGGGCCCCGGCGTGGCGGCGCTGCACACCCGGCGACGTGCTCATGGCCCGGGTCACGGCCAACGACGGCAATGGCCATCTGGAGCTGGAGCTGGCCCAGTCCCCCAAGGTGCAGGGGGCCGTGGTCTCCATGCAGCCGCGCACCGGCGAGGTCCTTGCCCTGGTGGGTGGGTACGACTTCACCCGCAGCCAGTTCAACCGCGCCACCCAGGCGCACCGCCAGCCCGGCTCCGCCTTCAAGCCGGTGGTCTACTCCGCGGCTCTGGACGCCGGCTTCAAGACGACCTCGGTCATCGACGACGCCCCGGTCACCTTCGGCACCTGGTCCCCCGGCAACTACAAGGACCGCTACAGCGGCCCCATCACCCTGAAGACCGCGCTGACCAAGTCCAAGAACGTGGTCACGGCCAAGCTGGCCAACGCCATCGGCATCAAGCGGGTCATCCGCCGGGCGCGGGCCCTGGGGCTGGAGGGCGAGTTCCCGCCGTACCTGCCCATCAGCCTGGGCGCGCAGGCTGTCAGCCCGCTGAACCTCTGCCAGGCGTACACGGCCTTTGCCGACGGCGGCCTTACTGTTGCGCCGCGCTTCATCCGCAGCGTGCAGTCGTCCTGGGGTGTGGATATCCTGCGCACTCGGGCGCAGCGCACCCGCGCCATCACGCCGGAGAACGCCTACACCGTCACCACCCTGCTGCAGAACGTGGTGCAGGAAGGCACGGGCCGCCGGGCTCGCGCGCTGGATCGCCCCGTGGCCGGCAAGACCGGCACCACCAACGAGGAGCGCGACGCGTGGTTCATGGGCTTTGCGCCGTACCTGCTCACCGGGGTCTACGTGGGATTCGACGATCTCACGCCTATGGGCAAGGGCGAGACCGGATCGCGCGCCGCCCTGCCTGTGTGGCTGGCCTACCGCCAGGCCGTGGAGCAGGAGTATGCCTGGGAGGACTTCCCGGAGCCGCCGGCCGAGTACTCGCCCATCGAGGACCTCATGGTGGCGAGCCTCACCCCCGGCCAGGACTTCCTGCCATTGTTCCCACAGCAGGAACGCCGGGAAACTGCGGCCCAAGCCCCGGCCCAGGACGAGGCGGCAACAGCCGCGGCGCGGGAAGCAGTGCTGAAGCGGATATTCTGA
- a CDS encoding molybdate ABC transporter substrate-binding protein, with protein sequence MHEPPIIPDEREGDLLGFELRHNPDLAVFLAGNQFMAAPHILKAFAAERPDLARIYCETLPPGLELRQILAGSAVFRGEILTVRPDFYAPVSQKGVDAVVQAGLADRDACKPYVHNRIVLLVPAGNPRNIAGPADLAREGVRVSQPDAAIEDIGIHIRAMYEKAGGAALAARILEDKVRAGETYVTTVHHRETPQRLLDGEADVGPVWATEAAHARDRGLALEMVDPGPELDMHEVVAYMACPLRGGGNPEGGLAFARFLRSATAREIYSRFGFIPA encoded by the coding sequence ATGCACGAGCCGCCGATTATTCCTGATGAGCGCGAGGGCGACCTCCTCGGGTTCGAGCTCCGGCACAATCCGGACCTCGCCGTCTTTCTGGCTGGCAACCAGTTCATGGCCGCGCCGCACATCCTGAAAGCCTTTGCCGCAGAACGGCCGGACTTGGCGCGGATATACTGCGAAACCCTGCCCCCCGGCCTGGAGCTCCGGCAGATACTGGCCGGCAGCGCCGTGTTCCGCGGGGAGATCCTGACGGTGCGGCCGGATTTCTACGCGCCGGTCTCGCAAAAAGGTGTGGACGCCGTGGTGCAGGCCGGGCTGGCGGATCGGGATGCCTGCAAGCCGTATGTGCACAACCGCATCGTGTTGCTGGTGCCGGCCGGTAACCCCAGGAACATCGCCGGGCCGGCGGATCTTGCCAGGGAGGGCGTGCGCGTGAGCCAGCCCGACGCCGCCATCGAGGACATCGGCATCCACATCCGCGCCATGTACGAGAAAGCCGGCGGCGCAGCCCTGGCCGCGCGCATCCTGGAAGACAAGGTGCGGGCCGGCGAGACATACGTGACCACCGTGCACCATAGGGAAACGCCGCAGCGCCTGCTGGACGGCGAGGCCGACGTGGGGCCTGTCTGGGCTACCGAGGCGGCCCATGCCCGCGACCGTGGCCTGGCCCTGGAGATGGTGGACCCAGGCCCGGAGCTGGACATGCACGAGGTCGTTGCCTACATGGCCTGCCCTCTTCGCGGCGGCGGCAATCCCGAGGGTGGCCTCGCCTTTGCCCGGTTCCTCCGCAGCGCAACGGCGCGGGAGATTTACTCGCGGTTCGGGTTCATTCCGGCCTGA
- a CDS encoding encapsulin-associated ferritin-like protein, whose protein sequence is MDYHEPVEELQQQDRNFVRALSSLKEEVEAIDWYHQRVATCQDPQLKAIMAHNRDEEIEHACMTLEWLRRNMPGWDEELRTYLFTSGDITGLEEAGGEGEAQAEGAPEPSGTPGPQNGLGLGRLKR, encoded by the coding sequence ATGGATTATCACGAACCGGTTGAAGAGCTGCAGCAACAGGACAGGAACTTCGTGCGAGCCCTGAGCAGCCTCAAGGAGGAGGTGGAAGCCATCGACTGGTATCACCAGCGTGTGGCCACCTGCCAGGACCCCCAGCTTAAAGCCATCATGGCGCATAACCGCGACGAAGAGATCGAGCACGCCTGCATGACCCTGGAGTGGCTGCGGCGCAACATGCCCGGCTGGGACGAGGAGCTGCGCACCTATCTATTCACCTCCGGCGATATCACCGGGCTGGAGGAAGCAGGCGGCGAGGGCGAGGCCCAGGCGGAAGGGGCTCCGGAACCCTCGGGCACGCCCGGCCCCCAGAACGGTCTGGGACTGGGCCGTCTGAAACGCTGA